The Lonchura striata isolate bLonStr1 chromosome 5, bLonStr1.mat, whole genome shotgun sequence genome window below encodes:
- the OSBPL8 gene encoding oxysterol-binding protein-related protein 8 isoform X3, which yields MVTNSDDQPITPGKMNQHQGKEAYFTPTKELLQPCLSPGTAHSHGFDKGKDDASQKDDAAYSMSKSKSESKLFNGSEKDISQSSSKLTKKESLKVQKKNYREEKKRATKELLSTITDPSVIVMADWLKIRGTLKSWTKLWCVLKPGVLLLYKTPKNDQWVGTVLLNVCELIERPSKKDGFCFKLFHPLEQTIWATKGPKGEAVGAITLPLPSSYLIIRAASESDGRCWMDALELALKCSSLLKRTMIREGKEHDLNSSADSTHVSFYGLLRANNLHSGENLPLNDSEIERHHFKDQDTYSDKSDKENDHDHEESDNDGLGKSEESDSDTSERQDDSYVDPEPIDIKETTYLEQSHEELGEAGEAAQTEEVSEENKSLIWTLLKQVRPGMDLSKVVLPTFILEPRSFLDKLSDYYYHADFLSEAALEENAYNRMKKVVKWYLSGFYKKPKGLKKPYNPILGEFFRCMWIHPRTNSKTFYIAEQVSHHPPISAFYVSNRKDGFCLSGSILAKSKFYGNSLSAILDGEGRLTFLNRGEDYVMTMPYAHCKGILYGTMTLELGGIVNITCEKTGYSATIEFKLKPFLGNNDSVNQISGRIKLGKEVLAFLEGHWDSEVIISDKKTGVSETFWNPTSDIKQRRLHRYTVKLEEQDDFESEKLWQQVTKAIINKDQTEATQEKYILEEAQRKSAKERKLKDEEWTCKLFDQDSVTGEWHYKYADTRPWDPLNDMIQFEKDGTIQTKVRHRTPMVTVPKIKRKPSSLKKGECGFSSPEPDNQDSSGSEAQLMKHNTRIRKKGADLGELQSAVESIKKTQEDIKREIMALRNRVTSNSSPWDYHSLQFKHYVFIVLMVLLQLIINVLFK from the exons GTTTTGACAAAGGGAAGGACGACGCATCACAAAAAGACGATGCCGCATATTCTATGTCAAAAAGCAAG TCTGAATCCAAGCTTTTCAATGGCTCTGAGAAGGACATCTCTCAGTCTTCAAGCAAACTTACAAAAAAGGAATCTCTTAAG gttcaaaagaaaaactacagagaagaaaagaagagagCCACGAAAGAACTACTTAGCACAATCACAGACCCCTCAGTTATTGTTATGGCTGACTGGTTGAAG ATTCGTGGTACCTTGAAAAGTTGGACCAAACTGTGGTGTGTACTGAAACCTGGAGTGTTGCTTCTTTACAAAACTCCCAAAAATGACCAGTGGGTAGGAACAGTGCTGCTGAATGTTTGCGAACTCATCGAGAGGCCTTCTAAAAAAGATGGCTTTTGTTTCAAACTTTTTCATCCTTTGGAGCAGACCATATGGGCTACAAAG GGTCCTAAAGGTGAAGCAGTTGGTGCTATAACTCTGCCATTGCCCAGCAGTTACTTGATAATCCGAGCTGCTTCAGAATCGGATG GCAGGTGTTGGATGGATGCTTTGGAGCTGGCACTGAAATGTTCAAGTCTGCTTAAACGTACAATGATTAGGGAAGGCAAAGAACATGATTTGAACTCCTCAGCTGACAGTACTCATGTCTCTTTCTATGGTCTGCTCCGTGCTAACAACTTGCACAGTGGAGAAAACTTACC GTTAAATGACAGTGAAATTGAAAGGCATCACTTCAAAGATCAAGATACATACTCTGATAAGTCTGATAAGGAGAATGACCATGACCACGAGGAATCTGATAACGATGGACTGGGGAAAAGTGAGGAAAGCGACAGTGACACATCGGAGCGACAGGATGATTCTTATGTCGATCCAGAACCAATTGATATCAAGGAAACTACTTACTTAGAACAGAGTCATGAAGAACTTGGGGAG GCAGGTGAGGCTGCTCAGACAGAAGAAGtgtcagaagaaaataaaagcttgaTCTGGACACTACTGAAGCAAGTCCGGCCAGGAATGGACTTGTCCAAGGTTGTACTGCCTACATTTATTTTAGAACCTCGCTCTTTCCTGGACAAGCTCTCTGATTACTACTATCATGCAGACTTTCTGTCTGA agctgctcttgAAGAGAATGCTTATAACCGCATGAAAAAAGTAGTGAAATGGTATTTGTCAGGATTCTACAAAAAGCCAAAG GGACTAAAAAAGCCGTACAATCCTATACTTGGAGAGTTTTTCCGCTGCATGTGGATTCATCCAAGGACAAACAGCAAGACTTTCTATATTGCAGAACAG gTGTCACATCATCCTCCAATATCTGCCTTCTATGTTAGCAACCGCAAGGACGGTTTTTGCCTTAGTGGTAGCATTCTGGCCAAATCAAAATTCTATG GGAATTCATTATCTGCCATACTTGATGGAGAAGGACGGCTCACGTTTCTAAACAGGGGAGAAGACTATGTAATGACAATGCCATATGCCCATTGTAAAG gAATTCTTTATGGAACAATGACCTTAGAGCTTGGAGGAATAGTCAACATCACCTGTGAGAAAACTGGCTATAGTGCAACAATTGAATTCAAACTCAAG ccTTTTTTGGGTAACAATGACAGTGTTAACCAAATATCAGGGAGGATTAAGCTTGGCAAAGAAGTTTTGGCTTTTTTAGAGGGTCACTGG GACAGTGAAGTTATTATTAGTGACAAGAAGACAGGTGTTTCAGAGACATTCTGGAACCCAACATCTGATATAAAGCAGCGTAGATTACACAGATACACTGTGAAGCTTGAAGAGCAAGATGACTTTGAGTCAGAGAA GCTATGGCAACAAGTGACAAAAGCAATAATTAATAAAGACCAAACAGAAGCTACTCAGGAGAAATATATTCTGGAagaagctcagagaaagagtgCCAAAGAGAGGAAACTTAAGGATGAAGAATGGACATGCAAGCTGTTCGATCAGGATTCAGTCACAGGAGAATGGCACTATAAATATGCTGA TACCAGACCATGGGACCCTTTGAATGATATGATCCAGTTTGAAAAAGATGGCACAATCCAGACAAAAGTTCGACATCGGACACCAATG GTTACTGTACCAAAAATCAAACGAAAGCCATCCAGTCTGAAGAAAGGAGAGTGTGGTTTCTCATCCCCAGAGCCTGATAACCAGGATTCCTCTGGGAGTGAAG CACAACTTATGAAGCATAATAcaagaataaggaaaaaaggggcaGACCTTGGTGAACTACAGAGTGCTGTTGAGTCTATAAAGAAAACGCAGGAAGACATTAAGAG GGAGATCATGGCACTACGAAATAGAGTCACTTCCAATTCATCACCCTGGGACTACCATTCCTTGCAGTTTAAGCACTATGTCTTCATTGTACTCATGGTTCTGCTACAGCTTATCATTAATGTCTTGTTCAAATAA